The following proteins are co-located in the Haloplanus sp. HW8-1 genome:
- a CDS encoding CRISPR-associated protein Cas4, with amino-acid sequence MITFSSLARAAYCPRQHYYAERDDDVRPPPTARERRDLAFRYPELRRASDAALAAEPIEPSPSAYRAALDRLATRADWDGLVNPVDREVVLTGRKCRGVAHKVLDGDPPTPTFVSPGRPPDRGVWRPQRVRAVAAAKALAWEREREIPAALVEYPAHGVVRRVALTTRNKAAYRRTVRTVREVDGPPPRIDDESKCAACDYRERCGVRTRSLKSLLGL; translated from the coding sequence GTGATCACCTTCTCCTCGCTCGCGCGGGCGGCGTACTGCCCGCGCCAGCACTACTACGCCGAACGGGACGACGACGTCCGCCCCCCGCCCACCGCCCGGGAGCGGCGCGACCTGGCGTTTCGATATCCGGAACTCCGGAGAGCGAGCGACGCGGCGCTGGCCGCGGAGCCGATCGAGCCGTCGCCGTCGGCGTACCGGGCGGCGCTCGACCGACTCGCGACCCGGGCGGACTGGGACGGGCTGGTCAACCCCGTGGATCGAGAGGTCGTGCTGACGGGACGGAAGTGTCGCGGGGTCGCACACAAGGTACTCGACGGGGATCCGCCGACGCCGACGTTCGTCTCGCCGGGACGCCCGCCCGACCGTGGCGTATGGCGCCCACAGCGGGTACGGGCCGTGGCGGCCGCGAAGGCGCTGGCGTGGGAGCGGGAACGCGAGATTCCGGCGGCGCTGGTCGAGTACCCTGCCCACGGGGTCGTCCGGCGGGTGGCGTTGACCACACGGAACAAGGCGGCCTACCGGCGGACGGTGCGGACGGTCCGTGAGGTGGATGGGCCGCCGCCGCGGATCGACGACGAATCGAAGTGTGCAGCCTGTGACTACCGCGAGCGGTGTGGGGTCCGGACCCGCTCGCTCAAATCACTGCTCGGCCTCTAG
- a CDS encoding metallophosphoesterase encodes MLVVCADTHGTDDPRLTGRTREAVTDADLVIHAGDFTTPTVLDGFREATSRLVAVHGNADREAVRSRLPAAVSTAYAGVRIAVTHTERGGATALPLFGRQRGAALVVSGHTHRPTVVAPDGGPTLLNPGSHADPRGNRPGHAELWSVGNEDVPAVARPADESERDPESGLVGVLRTPDGEVIDRVRVPASE; translated from the coding sequence ATGCTCGTCGTCTGCGCCGATACGCACGGAACCGACGACCCCCGCCTGACCGGTCGCACACGCGAGGCCGTGACCGACGCCGACCTGGTGATCCACGCCGGCGACTTCACCACGCCGACGGTCCTCGATGGCTTCCGCGAGGCCACGTCGCGTCTGGTCGCCGTCCACGGCAACGCCGACCGCGAGGCCGTACGGTCCCGACTCCCCGCGGCCGTGTCGACGGCCTACGCGGGCGTCCGGATCGCCGTCACCCACACCGAACGCGGCGGCGCGACTGCCCTTCCGCTGTTCGGTCGCCAACGCGGCGCCGCACTCGTCGTCTCGGGGCACACCCACCGCCCGACGGTCGTCGCCCCCGACGGGGGCCCGACGCTTCTCAACCCCGGGAGCCACGCCGACCCGCGGGGCAACCGTCCCGGCCACGCCGAACTGTGGTCGGTCGGGAACGAGGACGTGCCGGCGGTCGCCCGCCCGGCGGACGAGAGCGAACGGGACCCCGAGTCGGGACTCGTAGGCGTGCTCCGGACGCCCGACGGGGAGGTGATCGATCGGGTCCGTGTTCCGGCGTCGGAGTGA
- a CDS encoding hemolysin family protein, translating into MGLSSTASAAGVEYPAQIADFVPLTDTTVTIGGSVAILLLIALSAFFSSSEIAMFSLARHRVESMVEEGIPGAAVVQELKSDPHRLLITILVGNNIVNIAMSSIATGLFAIYLSQGQAVLAATFGITTLVLLFGESAPKSYAVENTESWALRIARPLQYSELVLMPLVIVFDYLTRVINRVTGGRSAIETTYVTRDEIQNMIQTGEREGVIEEEEREMLQRIFRFNRTIAKEVMTPRLDMTAVPKDAAIDEAIETCVQSDHERIPVYEGNLDNIIGVVTLRDLIRQKDYGEGDVDLTDVVQPTLHVPESKNVDELLEEIQENRMRMVIVIDEFGTTEGLITLEDMVEEIVGDILEGDEEEPFEFLEDDVVIVRGEVNIDEVNETLDLDLPEGEEFETLAGFVFNRAGRLVEEGETIDYDGITIRIEQVDNTRIMKARLTIHDETEAEDPTDEAEIEG; encoded by the coding sequence ATGGGTTTGTCGTCGACAGCGAGCGCCGCCGGAGTCGAATATCCGGCGCAAATCGCCGACTTCGTGCCGTTGACGGACACGACCGTCACCATCGGCGGTTCGGTCGCAATACTCCTTTTGATCGCGCTGTCGGCGTTTTTTTCGTCCTCCGAGATTGCGATGTTCTCGCTGGCCCGCCACCGCGTCGAGTCGATGGTCGAGGAAGGGATTCCTGGGGCGGCGGTGGTTCAGGAGCTAAAATCCGATCCGCATCGACTCCTGATCACCATCCTCGTCGGCAACAACATCGTCAACATCGCCATGTCGTCGATCGCCACCGGGCTCTTTGCCATCTACCTCTCACAGGGCCAGGCGGTGCTCGCGGCGACGTTCGGCATCACGACGCTCGTGCTCCTGTTCGGCGAGAGCGCGCCGAAGTCCTACGCGGTCGAGAACACGGAGTCGTGGGCGCTACGGATCGCCCGCCCGCTCCAGTACTCCGAACTCGTGCTCATGCCGCTGGTCATCGTCTTCGACTATCTGACGCGGGTCATCAACCGAGTGACCGGCGGGCGATCGGCCATCGAGACGACCTACGTCACCCGGGACGAGATTCAGAACATGATCCAGACCGGGGAGCGCGAGGGGGTAATCGAGGAGGAGGAACGCGAGATGCTCCAGCGCATCTTCCGATTCAACCGCACCATCGCCAAGGAAGTGATGACCCCGCGGCTGGATATGACGGCCGTCCCGAAGGACGCCGCCATCGACGAGGCCATCGAGACCTGCGTCCAGAGCGATCACGAGCGCATCCCGGTCTACGAGGGTAACCTCGACAATATCATCGGCGTCGTCACCCTGCGGGATCTCATCCGGCAGAAGGATTACGGCGAGGGTGACGTCGATCTGACCGACGTGGTCCAGCCGACCCTTCACGTCCCGGAGTCGAAGAACGTCGACGAACTGCTGGAGGAGATCCAGGAGAATCGGATGCGGATGGTGATCGTCATCGACGAGTTCGGGACCACTGAGGGGTTGATCACGCTGGAGGACATGGTCGAGGAGATCGTCGGCGACATCCTGGAGGGCGACGAGGAGGAGCCGTTCGAATTCCTCGAAGATGACGTGGTGATCGTCCGCGGCGAGGTCAACATCGACGAGGTGAACGAGACGCTCGATCTCGATCTGCCGGAGGGCGAGGAGTTCGAGACGCTCGCAGGGTTCGTGTTCAATCGCGCCGGCCGACTGGTCGAGGAGGGCGAGACCATCGACTACGACGGCATCACGATCCGGATCGAGCAGGTGGACAACACCCGGATCATGAAGGCCCGGCTCACCATCCACGACGAGACGGAGGCCGAGGACCCGACCGACGAGGCCGAAATCGAGGGGTAG
- a CDS encoding metallophosphoesterase family protein: MMTLTHIADTHLGHRQYGLKQREDDMVSTTRAAFQEMIEERGTDVILLPGDLFHSRDLRPKILHQIEQELERIPDEVPVLVSRGNHDENLTPRDVTWLNYLHQRGHIVFLNAELNADPETAWFTPYDPEDPGQSAGFYDIDVAGLDGPIRVFGLQWRGAKTGQALQQVAKGIEETNEMHGEPAWTVLLAHFGIEDEVPTLGGAVTHGELRDMKDVVDYLALGHIHKRYESGGWIYNPGSPEAHNTREGRPEWDHGYYSVTLDTDGADAGGDAPEFDVDHHPTKRRPYYRIEFDVTAHESPGDLETAFREHVTDKQAAMTEYCSQAAFMARGEPRAPIIDLRFTGTLQFSRGDFRTDELAAWVEDACDALYVQVNTGIRTANVQQLLSEIDEDEVFKDGQLNTAALEHRVFETIAKESIYDDHAADVADVLGNAHQMAQADEAVEDIRDSVSSARQELFPDLADDVVLDIEEDPFADAESDEEASGDTTGGDTEAETETEEVVEQ, from the coding sequence ATGATGACACTTACGCACATCGCTGATACCCACCTCGGCCATCGACAGTACGGATTGAAACAGCGTGAGGACGACATGGTATCGACCACGCGTGCTGCGTTCCAAGAGATGATTGAGGAGCGCGGGACGGATGTGATTCTGTTACCGGGTGACCTGTTTCACTCGCGGGATCTCCGCCCAAAGATCCTGCATCAGATCGAACAGGAGCTCGAACGGATACCTGATGAGGTGCCGGTGTTAGTCTCGCGTGGTAACCATGATGAGAATCTGACGCCGCGTGACGTGACGTGGTTGAATTACCTGCATCAGCGCGGCCACATCGTGTTCCTGAACGCCGAACTGAATGCGGATCCAGAGACAGCGTGGTTTACCCCGTACGATCCGGAGGACCCGGGGCAGTCTGCAGGGTTTTATGATATCGATGTCGCGGGGTTGGATGGGCCGATTCGCGTGTTCGGCCTGCAGTGGCGTGGCGCGAAGACCGGGCAGGCCCTCCAGCAAGTGGCGAAGGGGATCGAAGAGACGAATGAGATGCACGGTGAGCCGGCATGGACCGTGTTGCTGGCGCATTTCGGGATTGAAGATGAGGTGCCGACGCTCGGCGGGGCAGTAACCCACGGCGAACTGCGGGACATGAAGGACGTCGTGGATTACCTGGCACTCGGACACATTCACAAGCGGTACGAGTCTGGTGGATGGATCTACAATCCCGGGTCGCCGGAAGCACATAACACGCGGGAAGGGCGACCTGAGTGGGATCACGGCTACTACTCAGTCACACTCGACACCGACGGAGCCGATGCCGGAGGTGACGCCCCCGAGTTCGATGTAGACCATCACCCGACGAAGCGACGGCCGTACTACCGGATTGAGTTCGACGTCACCGCGCACGAGTCACCCGGCGACCTCGAAACCGCGTTCCGGGAACACGTAACGGACAAGCAGGCTGCGATGACGGAGTACTGCAGTCAGGCCGCGTTCATGGCGCGGGGTGAGCCGCGAGCGCCGATTATTGACCTGCGATTCACAGGGACGTTGCAGTTCAGCCGCGGCGATTTCCGGACAGATGAACTCGCGGCGTGGGTGGAAGACGCGTGCGACGCGTTGTACGTGCAGGTGAATACGGGGATTCGGACGGCAAACGTGCAGCAACTTCTCTCGGAGATCGACGAGGACGAGGTGTTCAAGGATGGGCAGTTGAACACGGCGGCGCTGGAACACCGCGTCTTCGAGACGATTGCGAAGGAATCGATCTACGATGACCACGCAGCCGACGTCGCTGACGTATTGGGGAACGCCCACCAGATGGCCCAAGCCGACGAAGCCGTCGAGGATATCCGTGACTCGGTGAGTTCGGCCCGCCAGGAGTTGTTCCCGGACTTGGCGGACGACGTGGTACTGGATATCGAGGAAGACCCGTTCGCCGATGCCGAATCGGACGAGGAGGCGTCCGGTGACACGACCGGCGGTGACACAGAGGCTGAGACAGAGACCGAGGAGGTGGTGGAGCAATGA
- a CDS encoding inorganic phosphate transporter, translated as MVATGTLLTFVVAAIASLFMAWAIGAGSSGSTPFAAAVGANAISVMRAGFVVGLLGFAGAVLQGANVTEAVGTQLIGGVSLTATAAIVGLLTAAILVAIGVFTGYPIATAFTVTGAVVGVGLALGGDPAWAKYRQIAALWVLTPFAGGGVAYATARLLRSPAVPERYAVAALGGLVGALVATIEFALLGPDGGAGSIAAALGAGIPGGSPVAALACAVLVTAVLYRGLVTDPETTQRRFLLSLGGLVAFSAGGSQVGLAIGPLVPLLDDLTIPLPAVLAGGGIGLLFGSWTGAPRMIKALAQDYSSLGPRRSIAALIPSFAIAQAAVAFGIPVSFNEIVVSAIIGSGYAAGGSGVSGRKMIYTVLAWIGSLLLAFAVSFGAFTAIDAFVT; from the coding sequence ATGGTCGCCACCGGAACGCTGCTGACGTTCGTGGTCGCCGCGATAGCGAGTTTGTTCATGGCGTGGGCGATCGGTGCGGGCTCCTCGGGATCGACGCCCTTCGCCGCCGCCGTCGGCGCGAACGCCATCTCCGTGATGCGAGCCGGCTTCGTCGTCGGCCTGCTGGGCTTTGCCGGCGCCGTCCTCCAGGGGGCGAACGTCACCGAGGCGGTCGGCACCCAGTTGATCGGCGGCGTCTCGCTGACCGCCACCGCCGCCATCGTCGGCCTGCTCACCGCGGCCATCCTCGTCGCCATCGGCGTCTTCACCGGCTACCCCATCGCGACGGCCTTCACCGTCACCGGTGCCGTCGTCGGCGTCGGCCTCGCCCTCGGGGGTGACCCCGCGTGGGCGAAGTACCGACAGATCGCGGCGCTGTGGGTGCTCACCCCGTTCGCCGGCGGCGGCGTCGCGTACGCCACGGCCCGACTGCTCCGGTCGCCCGCCGTCCCAGAGCGGTACGCCGTCGCCGCCCTCGGCGGCCTCGTCGGGGCGCTCGTCGCTACCATCGAATTCGCCCTGCTCGGGCCGGACGGCGGTGCCGGCTCCATCGCGGCCGCCCTCGGCGCCGGCATCCCCGGCGGGTCGCCAGTCGCGGCGCTCGCCTGTGCGGTGCTCGTGACTGCCGTCCTCTACCGGGGGCTCGTCACCGATCCCGAAACCACCCAGCGTCGCTTCCTGCTCTCGCTCGGCGGACTGGTCGCCTTCTCCGCCGGCGGGAGTCAGGTCGGGCTGGCAATCGGCCCGCTGGTTCCGCTGCTCGACGACCTCACCATCCCCCTGCCCGCAGTGCTCGCAGGCGGTGGGATCGGCCTCCTGTTCGGCTCGTGGACCGGCGCCCCGCGGATGATCAAGGCGCTCGCACAGGACTACTCCTCGCTTGGTCCCCGGCGGTCGATCGCGGCCCTTATCCCCTCCTTTGCCATCGCCCAGGCCGCCGTCGCGTTCGGCATCCCCGTCTCGTTCAACGAGATCGTCGTCTCGGCGATCATCGGCTCCGGCTACGCCGCCGGTGGCAGCGGCGTCAGCGGCCGCAAGATGATCTACACCGTCCTCGCGTGGATCGGTTCGCTCCTCCTCGCGTTCGCCGTCAGTTTCGGTGCGTTCACCGCCATCGACGCGTTCGTGACGTAG
- a CDS encoding redoxin domain-containing protein: MVDFEVVSLPATDHVAEGDRAPDFTRPLVNAEFWEDASLSDLTADGPVCLVFFPMNGSFPATYIWKELRDRELDDHLTVVGVSVSTPYAHKRLIEDREMDFELFSDPANGVAEAYGVTHDLDGMAGVSEARPATFLIDGDRTVRYAWVAAEWPDFPPYDDLEREIRALAD; the protein is encoded by the coding sequence ATGGTGGACTTCGAGGTCGTTTCCCTCCCCGCGACCGACCACGTCGCCGAGGGCGACCGCGCCCCCGACTTCACCCGGCCGCTCGTCAACGCCGAGTTCTGGGAGGACGCCTCGCTGTCCGACCTGACCGCCGACGGCCCCGTCTGTCTCGTCTTCTTCCCCATGAACGGCTCGTTCCCCGCGACGTACATCTGGAAAGAACTCCGGGACCGCGAACTCGACGATCACCTCACCGTCGTCGGCGTCTCCGTCTCGACGCCCTACGCCCACAAGCGACTCATCGAGGACCGGGAGATGGACTTCGAACTGTTCTCCGATCCTGCCAACGGCGTCGCCGAGGCGTACGGCGTCACACACGACCTCGACGGGATGGCGGGGGTCAGCGAAGCCCGCCCCGCCACCTTCCTGATCGACGGGGACCGTACCGTCCGGTACGCGTGGGTCGCCGCGGAGTGGCCGGACTTCCCACCCTACGACGACCTCGAACGCGAGATTCGCGCGCTCGCCGACTGA
- a CDS encoding threonine aldolase family protein, which yields MIDLRSDTVTTPSDAMRDAARNAEVGDDVYRDDPTVAELERRAADVVGCEAALFVPTGTMGNQAAAAVHADPGSEVLVDSEAHVVRWELGNLGQGSGLQTRTVDAGDRAVPSPERIHADSHERSLHRPGTGLLWLENTHNARGGAAVPVDHVRAAADAAHEHDVPVHLDGARLFNACVARGVDPAEMVAPVDSVLFCLSKGLGAPVGSMLAGSAAFVEAARRTRKRYGGGMRQAGVIAAPGLRALENRDRLATDHANAERLAAGLDALDGVSAADPETNIVVVDVAGTGLTADAFVDACASHDVGCVPFGGTTVRFCTHLDVDEGDIERAIDRIEAAVESADRDTPT from the coding sequence ATGATCGATCTGCGATCCGACACGGTGACGACCCCCTCCGACGCGATGCGCGACGCTGCCCGCAACGCCGAGGTCGGCGACGACGTCTATCGCGACGATCCGACGGTGGCCGAACTCGAACGCCGCGCGGCCGACGTCGTCGGCTGCGAGGCCGCGCTGTTCGTCCCGACCGGAACGATGGGCAACCAGGCCGCCGCGGCCGTCCACGCCGATCCCGGGAGCGAGGTGCTCGTCGACAGCGAGGCCCACGTCGTCCGGTGGGAACTCGGAAACCTCGGCCAAGGTTCGGGGCTCCAGACCCGCACCGTCGATGCCGGCGACCGTGCCGTGCCCTCTCCCGAACGGATCCACGCCGACAGCCACGAGCGGAGCCTCCACCGCCCCGGCACCGGCCTCCTGTGGCTCGAGAACACACACAATGCCCGCGGTGGCGCCGCCGTCCCCGTCGACCACGTCCGGGCGGCGGCCGACGCCGCACACGAACACGACGTTCCCGTCCACCTCGACGGCGCCCGCCTATTCAACGCCTGCGTCGCCCGCGGGGTCGACCCCGCCGAGATGGTCGCACCCGTCGACTCCGTCCTTTTCTGTCTCTCGAAGGGGCTCGGCGCCCCGGTCGGATCGATGCTCGCGGGGAGCGCGGCGTTCGTCGAGGCCGCTCGGCGGACCCGGAAGCGCTACGGCGGCGGGATGCGACAGGCCGGAGTGATCGCCGCACCCGGCCTCCGAGCGCTGGAGAACCGCGACCGCCTCGCGACCGACCACGCGAACGCCGAGCGTCTCGCCGCGGGACTCGACGCTCTCGACGGCGTCTCGGCGGCCGATCCGGAGACGAACATCGTCGTCGTCGACGTTGCGGGCACCGGCCTCACCGCCGACGCGTTCGTCGACGCCTGTGCGAGCCACGACGTGGGCTGTGTCCCGTTCGGCGGGACGACCGTCCGCTTCTGTACCCACCTCGACGTCGACGAGGGGGACATCGAGCGAGCGATCGACCGGATCGAGGCGGCCGTCGAGTCGGCGGACCGAGACACCCCGACGTAA
- a CDS encoding glutathione S-transferase N-terminal domain-containing protein produces MSDGDPPITLYRLQACPYCERVVRTLQDLGLDYTSRFVEPLHSERDVVKRVAGSRPVPAIVDERTGVTMSESANVVEYLESTYGDALVDAGGDD; encoded by the coding sequence ATGTCCGATGGCGATCCACCGATCACCCTGTATCGCCTGCAGGCGTGTCCGTACTGCGAACGTGTCGTTCGGACGCTGCAGGACCTTGGCCTCGATTACACCTCGCGGTTCGTCGAACCCCTACACTCCGAGCGAGACGTCGTCAAACGGGTCGCGGGGTCCCGCCCCGTCCCAGCCATCGTCGACGAGCGCACTGGCGTGACCATGTCCGAATCCGCCAACGTCGTGGAGTACCTGGAGTCGACCTACGGCGACGCCCTCGTCGACGCGGGGGGTGACGATTGA
- a CDS encoding L-threonylcarbamoyladenylate synthase — MSVDEAVAAVRSGRAIVYPTETVYGLGADATDGDAVEGVFDLKDRPRENPLSLAVPDVDAALDHTRPTDRAVRFMRRFLPGPVTVVVERNPVLPDALTAGRDRVGVRVPDHRIARTLLARTPPLTATSANRSGSPSVVRVADLDDRVREGVAVVLDGGETSGTESTVVDPDRGVIHRRGATAGAIDAWLEAEQ, encoded by the coding sequence ATGTCCGTCGACGAGGCCGTCGCCGCCGTTCGGTCCGGCCGTGCGATCGTCTACCCCACCGAGACGGTGTACGGGCTCGGCGCCGACGCGACCGACGGCGACGCCGTCGAGGGCGTGTTCGACCTGAAGGATCGGCCGCGGGAGAACCCTCTCTCTCTCGCCGTCCCGGACGTGGACGCCGCCCTCGATCACACCCGTCCGACCGACCGCGCGGTGCGGTTCATGCGCCGCTTCCTCCCCGGCCCCGTCACGGTCGTCGTCGAGCGCAATCCCGTCCTGCCCGACGCCCTGACCGCCGGCCGCGACCGCGTCGGCGTGCGCGTCCCCGATCACCGGATCGCGAGGACCCTCCTCGCCCGGACGCCGCCGCTGACCGCCACCAGCGCCAACCGCTCAGGGTCGCCGAGTGTCGTCCGCGTTGCCGACCTCGACGACCGGGTTCGCGAGGGCGTCGCCGTCGTCCTCGACGGCGGCGAGACGTCGGGCACCGAGAGCACCGTGGTCGACCCCGACCGCGGCGTGATCCACCGCCGTGGGGCGACGGCCGGCGCGATCGACGCCTGGCTAGAGGCCGAGCAGTGA
- a CDS encoding cation diffusion facilitator family transporter — protein MAGSKSVVLAALVANGAIAVLKFGAFLLTGSPSMLSETYHSISDTGNQVLLLIGIRYSGKDPSGEHPFGYGKSQFFYSFLVSVLLFGIAGWESLKHGYGAIVHGHSAAPGTVTVGSVTFDAVYVSVVVLLGAIAFETYAFVKANAELRRQMEKYDWNGLVEAFRSTSDVTTLTAFTEDAIALGGAMIALVGIVLSRVTGNHIYDAVSAALIGVLLMGFALALAWENKRLLLGESAPAELESAFRSIVREQPGVTHVDRFRTMFVGPAAILVAADVSFDPELNTDDVDADIERIEEKLREHDDRVRFVYIEPEL, from the coding sequence ATGGCTGGCAGCAAGTCGGTCGTCCTCGCCGCGCTCGTCGCGAACGGCGCCATCGCAGTCCTCAAGTTCGGGGCGTTCCTCCTCACCGGGAGTCCCTCGATGCTCTCGGAGACGTATCACTCCATCTCGGATACGGGCAATCAGGTGTTGCTTCTGATCGGCATCCGGTACAGCGGGAAGGACCCGAGCGGCGAGCACCCCTTCGGCTACGGCAAGTCGCAGTTCTTCTATAGCTTTCTGGTGTCGGTCCTCCTGTTCGGCATCGCGGGCTGGGAGAGCCTGAAACACGGCTACGGCGCCATCGTCCACGGTCACTCGGCCGCGCCGGGGACGGTGACAGTCGGGAGCGTCACGTTCGACGCCGTCTACGTGAGCGTCGTGGTCCTCCTCGGCGCCATCGCGTTCGAGACCTACGCGTTCGTCAAGGCGAACGCCGAACTCCGGCGGCAGATGGAGAAGTACGACTGGAACGGGCTGGTGGAGGCGTTCAGATCGACGAGCGACGTGACGACGCTCACCGCGTTCACGGAGGACGCCATCGCCCTCGGCGGCGCGATGATCGCGCTCGTTGGCATCGTCCTCTCGCGGGTGACCGGCAACCACATCTACGACGCCGTCTCCGCGGCGCTCATCGGCGTCCTCCTGATGGGATTCGCGCTGGCGCTGGCCTGGGAGAACAAGCGCCTGCTGCTGGGTGAGAGCGCGCCGGCGGAGCTGGAATCGGCGTTCCGGTCGATCGTCCGCGAACAGCCGGGCGTCACCCACGTCGACCGGTTCCGGACGATGTTCGTCGGCCCGGCCGCCATCCTCGTCGCCGCCGACGTGAGCTTCGACCCCGAACTGAACACGGACGACGTCGACGCCGACATCGAGCGCATCGAGGAGAAACTCCGCGAGCACGACGACCGGGTGCGGTTCGTCTACATCGAACCCGAACTGTAG
- a CDS encoding ATP-binding protein, producing MERFVDREDELGRLRDCYASDDADMVVIFGRRRLGKTKLVRESLEGRDDAVLYQATETTRQIQLDAFVDVAAESFPGIDRIESEWESRLGYLADQDAVVVLDEFPYLIDADESLPSVIQRLWDQELRDTGLTLVLIGSSISMMEEATLLGNSPLYGRFTEKIDLRQLDFAAARTFFPESYTPEQLLLAWGVFGGTPYYLDGVELDDDLGTVIQGSLLSRQGFLHDEPEYVLRTELTEPNRYFAILKAIAAGNTSSNEIAQTIGIDGKQISTYTQKLERLRLVEREVPVTEDKTKSRRGRYRILDPLFRFWFRFVYGNEDRYERLGVDAYETVIEPELADFVSQEFESRCQDVLPEFYPDLMFTDIGRWWYNEYEVDVVGFAADGTMVTGECKFTSAPLDYSALASLEDHTDEIRWSPDGSEVTHEYALFARNGFTRSVRDAATDRDDLQLFDLERIVEPSVSH from the coding sequence ATGGAGCGATTCGTGGATCGAGAGGATGAACTCGGCCGGCTTCGAGATTGCTATGCGTCGGATGACGCTGACATGGTCGTGATTTTCGGGCGTCGCCGTCTCGGGAAGACCAAACTCGTCCGAGAGTCACTGGAAGGCCGCGATGACGCCGTCCTGTACCAAGCAACCGAAACGACCCGTCAGATCCAACTGGATGCGTTCGTGGACGTGGCGGCAGAGTCGTTTCCAGGGATCGACCGGATCGAGAGCGAGTGGGAGTCACGACTCGGGTATCTCGCTGACCAAGATGCGGTCGTCGTGCTGGACGAGTTCCCATACCTGATCGATGCCGACGAGAGCCTCCCATCGGTGATCCAGCGACTGTGGGATCAGGAGTTGCGTGACACTGGCCTGACCCTCGTCCTCATCGGATCCTCGATCAGTATGATGGAGGAGGCGACACTCCTCGGGAACAGTCCGCTGTACGGCAGGTTCACCGAGAAGATCGATCTCCGGCAGCTCGATTTTGCCGCCGCGCGTACGTTCTTCCCAGAGAGCTATACCCCCGAACAACTGCTGCTCGCGTGGGGTGTGTTTGGCGGGACCCCGTACTACTTGGACGGCGTCGAACTGGACGACGACCTCGGAACGGTCATTCAGGGGTCGCTGCTGTCACGGCAGGGATTCCTGCACGACGAGCCGGAGTACGTGCTTCGCACCGAACTGACCGAGCCGAACCGGTACTTTGCCATTCTGAAAGCGATCGCGGCCGGGAACACGTCGTCGAACGAGATCGCACAAACGATCGGGATCGACGGCAAGCAGATTTCGACGTACACGCAGAAATTGGAGCGGTTGCGACTGGTCGAGCGTGAGGTGCCGGTGACGGAGGACAAGACGAAGTCACGCCGCGGGCGGTACCGGATTCTCGATCCGTTGTTCAGGTTTTGGTTCCGGTTCGTCTACGGCAACGAAGACCGGTACGAGCGGTTGGGCGTCGACGCCTACGAGACGGTCATCGAACCGGAGCTTGCGGACTTCGTGAGTCAGGAGTTCGAAAGTCGCTGTCAGGACGTCCTTCCCGAGTTCTATCCTGATCTGATGTTCACCGATATCGGTCGCTGGTGGTACAACGAGTACGAGGTGGATGTGGTTGGGTTCGCTGCAGACGGGACGATGGTGACGGGGGAGTGCAAGTTCACGTCCGCGCCGCTCGATTACAGCGCGCTCGCCTCGCTCGAAGACCACACTGACGAGATTCGATGGTCGCCTGATGGTAGCGAAGTCACGCACGAGTATGCGCTGTTCGCCCGAAACGGGTTCACGCGATCCGTTCGGGATGCAGCGACCGACCGTGACGATCTGCAGTTGTTCGACCTCGAACGGATCGTTGAGCCGAGCGTGTCGCACTAG